A window of Enoplosus armatus isolate fEnoArm2 chromosome 3, fEnoArm2.hap1, whole genome shotgun sequence contains these coding sequences:
- the tmem183a gene encoding transmembrane protein 183A isoform X2 has protein sequence MPKKGNRKRLKFKAGDVCSESVKLLCGLEASQGAVEEVVSSAASVKADALDSSDDLDPEEDGENETKVAHKKKNKRRKESSESSDGGEYPVDIWLMLASYIRPEDVCKFALICRNAWTVTCTAAFWTRLYRRHYRIDTDLPFRLQPDSIDRMRCLRACVIRSLFHLYEPFDLRISKIPALPESTPTTLHNSKCLLFWVRKVSGTRPEALWEFNFKFIQQQGHGKNGRAKSLRMPRQYEDVHTNPDSDCYVLQVTTLNFIFTPVVMGMTLTLFTMNVSTDMRHHRVRLLFQDSPIQRGKKRGDQGGTQVVLDPVLSVRLMDWWHPQYPSSTYI, from the exons ATGCCCAAGAAAGGGAACCGAAAACGGCTGAAATTTAAGGCCGGGGACGTTTGTTCGGAATCAG TAAAATTACTCTGCGGCCTGGAAGCATCTCAGGGTGCTGTAGAGGAAGTCGTCTCTTCTGCAGCGAGTGTTAAAGCTGACGCTTTGGACAGCAGTGATGACCTAGACCCTGAGGaagatggagaaaatgaaactaaagtggcccacaagaagaaaaacaaaaggagaaaag AAAGCAGTGAGAGCAGTGATGGCGGGGAGTATCCAGTGGATATTTGGTTAATGCTCGCCTCTTACATTCGGCCTGAGGATGTGTGCAAATTTGCTCTAATCTGTAGGAATGCCTGGACAGTCACTTGCACTGCAGCTTTTTGGACCAGGCTCTACAGAAG ACACTACAGGATTGATACTGACCTGCCATTTCGTCTCCAGCCTGACTCTATTGACAGGATGCGCTGTTTGCGGGCCTGTGTGATTCGCTCCCTTTTCCATTTGTATGAGCCATTCGACTTACGTATCTCTAAAATTCCTGCCCTGCCAGAATCCACACCCACAACTTTGCACAACTCCAAG TGTTTACTGTTCTGGGTCAGAAAGGTGTCAGGGACTCGGCCAGAGGCGTTGTGGGAGTTCAACTTCAAGTTCATACAGCAG CAGGGACACGGTAAAAATGGTCGTGCCAAGTCCTTGCGCATGCCAAGACAATACGAAGATGTTCACACAAACCCAGACTCTGACTGCTATGTGCTTCAGGTCACCACCCTCAACTTCATCTTCACCCCTGTGGTCATGGGCATGACCCTCACCTTG TTCACAATGAACGTTAGCACAGACATGCGCCACCACCGCGTTCGTCTGCTGTTCCAGGACTCGCCGATCCAGCgggggaagaagaggggggaTCAGGGCGGGACCCAGGTGGTGTTGGATCCTGTACTCAGTGTGAGGCTCATGGACTGGTGGCATCCACAGTACCCCTCCTCAACCTACATATAG
- the tmem183a gene encoding transmembrane protein 183A isoform X1, producing the protein MPKKGNRKRLKFKAGDVCSESVTVADYADADPAVVKSGRVKKAVANAVEKEVKLLCGLEASQGAVEEVVSSAASVKADALDSSDDLDPEEDGENETKVAHKKKNKRRKESSESSDGGEYPVDIWLMLASYIRPEDVCKFALICRNAWTVTCTAAFWTRLYRRHYRIDTDLPFRLQPDSIDRMRCLRACVIRSLFHLYEPFDLRISKIPALPESTPTTLHNSKCLLFWVRKVSGTRPEALWEFNFKFIQQQGHGKNGRAKSLRMPRQYEDVHTNPDSDCYVLQVTTLNFIFTPVVMGMTLTLFTMNVSTDMRHHRVRLLFQDSPIQRGKKRGDQGGTQVVLDPVLSVRLMDWWHPQYPSSTYI; encoded by the exons ATGCCCAAGAAAGGGAACCGAAAACGGCTGAAATTTAAGGCCGGGGACGTTTGTTCGGAATCAG tgACCGTTGCTGATTATGCTGATGCCGACCCAGCCGTTGTGAAGTCAGGGAGGGTGAAGAAGGCTGTTGCAAATGCAGTTGAAAAAGAAG TAAAATTACTCTGCGGCCTGGAAGCATCTCAGGGTGCTGTAGAGGAAGTCGTCTCTTCTGCAGCGAGTGTTAAAGCTGACGCTTTGGACAGCAGTGATGACCTAGACCCTGAGGaagatggagaaaatgaaactaaagtggcccacaagaagaaaaacaaaaggagaaaag AAAGCAGTGAGAGCAGTGATGGCGGGGAGTATCCAGTGGATATTTGGTTAATGCTCGCCTCTTACATTCGGCCTGAGGATGTGTGCAAATTTGCTCTAATCTGTAGGAATGCCTGGACAGTCACTTGCACTGCAGCTTTTTGGACCAGGCTCTACAGAAG ACACTACAGGATTGATACTGACCTGCCATTTCGTCTCCAGCCTGACTCTATTGACAGGATGCGCTGTTTGCGGGCCTGTGTGATTCGCTCCCTTTTCCATTTGTATGAGCCATTCGACTTACGTATCTCTAAAATTCCTGCCCTGCCAGAATCCACACCCACAACTTTGCACAACTCCAAG TGTTTACTGTTCTGGGTCAGAAAGGTGTCAGGGACTCGGCCAGAGGCGTTGTGGGAGTTCAACTTCAAGTTCATACAGCAG CAGGGACACGGTAAAAATGGTCGTGCCAAGTCCTTGCGCATGCCAAGACAATACGAAGATGTTCACACAAACCCAGACTCTGACTGCTATGTGCTTCAGGTCACCACCCTCAACTTCATCTTCACCCCTGTGGTCATGGGCATGACCCTCACCTTG TTCACAATGAACGTTAGCACAGACATGCGCCACCACCGCGTTCGTCTGCTGTTCCAGGACTCGCCGATCCAGCgggggaagaagaggggggaTCAGGGCGGGACCCAGGTGGTGTTGGATCCTGTACTCAGTGTGAGGCTCATGGACTGGTGGCATCCACAGTACCCCTCCTCAACCTACATATAG